The nucleotide window GTCACAGCCGACCTCCGCCATCGACCGGAACATAGATGCCGGTAATGAATGCGCCAGCCTCACACGCGAGCAGAAGCGCGAGATGAGCGACCTACTTGGGAAGGCCTGCACGGTACATCGGATTCGCTTTGTATTCGATCAGCCGCCGGGGCGTCCTCATCTTCACGGTGCCAGGCGTTGCGCGGGGTGGCAATCAAGCCGGGGGAAATCGTGTCTGCCGTGACCGAATCGGTCGCACACGCCTTCGCCACGTTGGCGATCAGATTATGCTGCGCGGCCTTGAGTGGGGCATAGATGCCAGGTTCGGGATCTGGCCGCACCTGACACGCTGCCGATAGAAATGACGCGGCCCAGCCAGGCGCGCGCGTACCAGACAGCACGGCCTGCAGGATTTCGATCGACGCTTCGAGATTCACCCTGCTCAGCTGACGGACCAAATCGACCGCAATTTGATCAAAAATTTCCCTGGCCTGGTCCGACGTGCGCAGGACGACCACGTCTGGTGCTCCAATTGCGCCGTTGGCAGCGGGTGCAAGCTGGTTACCCGCATCGGCGCACACCAGATCAAATTCAATCGCAACGGCTTCCGTTCCGGCGGCATGGAGTTCCTCCACGAGCTGTTGTGCCGCGTCGGGTTGTCCCGCGCGCGCGTCAGCCGCGCTCCCGTAGTGGAGTGCCACCCGCGCACCATACTGCGCCAACAATCGCGCGATTTCGCGCCCGATACCGAGGCTTGCGCCAGTAAACAGCGCCGTCCGACCATGCAACGACATGTGCAGGCCGGCCGACGACGTGCGGTCTATCAAAGACATGACGAATTCCTCTTTTTGGCTGTATCGAATTGAACTCCTTACAAAGGCTGCCTGGCATTGGGGAATACACTTAATGTGATCAAATAAAGATGTTTTGTGCGGAATATATCGTTTGAAATTGCATTGTGTGATCAAATCTGATGTGGCGAGCACGCATGTTGAACTGAACTCTGAAACCACCAGGTCGCGTCCACGAGTGACACGCTGAACGAATCTCCCGTATGGAACGACAAGGACACTCTTCCTTACTGGATCGACATCCGGCGGTACCGCCTGCAGACATTCGACACCCATGCTGACAAGTTGGACACTTGGGACTTCGAAGGGCTGATCGGCGGGATTGCGCTACGACTGGATGGCTTATTGGCTCTGAGGCGGTTGTCGAGCGTCGTTGGACTCGCACCGTAGGTGATATCAACGCAACCCGTTGTATCCCGGGAGAAGGGTAACCGGCCGACTGTGACCGTGTAGACGTCTGATGGAAACGACGCCATGCTTTCCCGGGCACAAATGTGACTGTATCCGCAATGGAATCGCGGACACAGTGACTGAGTTCACCTAAGTCAAATGCGCCGGCAAGTATCGGCGGCGTATGCCGGACGAGAAACTCCAGATCGTCGAAGAAATGCTATCCAGTGGACGTTCGGTAGCGGAGATTGCACGCAGTCGCGAAGTTAACGCGAATCAGGTAACCGAC belongs to Burkholderia sp. GAS332 and includes:
- a CDS encoding glucose 1-dehydrogenase/3-oxoacyl-[acyl-carrier protein] reductase; translated protein: MSLIDRTSSAGLHMSLHGRTALFTGASLGIGREIARLLAQYGARVALHYGSAADARAGQPDAAQQLVEELHAAGTEAVAIEFDLVCADAGNQLAPAANGAIGAPDVVVLRTSDQAREIFDQIAVDLVRQLSRVNLEASIEILQAVLSGTRAPGWAASFLSAACQVRPDPEPGIYAPLKAAQHNLIANVAKACATDSVTADTISPGLIATPRNAWHREDEDAPAADRIQSESDVPCRPSQVGRSSRASARV